One region of Termitidicoccus mucosus genomic DNA includes:
- a CDS encoding S1/P1 nuclease has product MKRLFVLLAAVLLSSPREALAWGRNGHDAVAAIAEWNLTPKAKATVESYLGGHSIVYYSSWMDNYRHTPEYKHSSQWHTAPVDDRFYHTAAVAREGGDAMTALDDILTILRDYKRHPDDIVSLNIKYLVHLLGDMHCPVHVKYTTIKTNFSVYINGKKSTYHSVWDGDAVATHKWGYLEWVHQMNRLDKDQIAKVTAGTHRDWFHENALDSRVIYEWARPDMKLDGNDYKDFINKAAPLAESQIQKAGYRLARILNDCFGQ; this is encoded by the coding sequence ATGAAACGCCTGTTTGTCCTGCTGGCCGCCGTCCTGCTGTCCTCCCCCCGCGAGGCGCTCGCATGGGGGCGGAACGGACACGACGCGGTGGCCGCCATCGCCGAGTGGAACCTCACCCCGAAAGCCAAGGCGACCGTCGAAAGCTACCTTGGAGGGCACTCCATTGTTTATTATTCATCGTGGATGGACAATTACCGCCACACGCCCGAATACAAACACTCCTCGCAGTGGCACACCGCGCCGGTGGACGACCGGTTTTATCACACCGCCGCCGTGGCCCGCGAGGGCGGCGACGCCATGACCGCGCTCGACGACATCCTCACGATCCTGCGCGATTACAAGAGACACCCCGATGACATCGTGTCCCTCAATATCAAATACCTGGTGCACCTGCTGGGCGACATGCACTGCCCCGTGCATGTGAAATACACCACCATAAAAACCAACTTCAGCGTGTATATAAACGGGAAAAAATCCACTTACCACAGCGTGTGGGACGGGGACGCGGTGGCCACCCACAAATGGGGCTACTTGGAATGGGTGCACCAGATGAACCGGCTCGACAAAGACCAGATCGCAAAGGTCACGGCGGGCACGCACCGCGACTGGTTTCACGAAAACGCGCTGGACAGCCGCGTCATCTACGAATGGGCCAGGCCAGACATGAAACTGGACGGCAACGACTACAAGGACTTCATCAACAAAGCCGCCCCGCTCGCCGAGTCGCAGATACAAAAAGCCGGCTACCGGCTGGCCAGAATATTAAACGACTGCTTCGGGCAATGA
- a CDS encoding glycerophosphodiester phosphodiesterase, producing the protein MKPIAFIIAALLAAFVTSADAADDAKLAAPTVQFSIPRSPVVGHRGASFDHPENTLASFRGAVAAGADGCEFDVHATADGALVIIHDKSLNRTTDIVAPIGSKGKPEKVPVAEKTLAEIKALKIRALADRPWKVKAFAAERIPTLAETLALLKPSAAATRPVVEIKAEQIEPQVIAALRDAGLYDRAVIISFSQAVVKAVRRLAPDLPVAWLYGGEKDDDRTPAELADFISQTARELDTPLLDLSHKILTREVVAALHRRGFTVWAWTVDEPDRVKELLDWGVASITTNKPAQLKQVASGR; encoded by the coding sequence ATGAAACCCATCGCCTTCATCATCGCCGCGCTGCTCGCGGCATTCGTCACCAGTGCCGACGCTGCCGACGACGCGAAACTCGCCGCCCCCACGGTGCAATTCTCGATCCCCCGCTCCCCCGTCGTCGGTCACCGCGGCGCATCGTTCGATCATCCCGAAAACACGCTCGCCTCCTTCCGCGGCGCGGTCGCCGCCGGCGCTGACGGTTGCGAGTTCGACGTGCATGCCACCGCCGACGGCGCGCTCGTCATCATCCACGACAAATCCCTCAACCGCACCACCGACATCGTCGCGCCCATCGGCAGCAAGGGAAAACCGGAAAAGGTGCCGGTGGCGGAAAAAACACTGGCCGAAATCAAGGCCCTCAAAATCAGGGCGCTCGCCGACCGCCCATGGAAGGTGAAAGCTTTCGCCGCCGAACGCATCCCCACGCTCGCGGAGACCCTCGCGCTCCTCAAGCCATCCGCCGCCGCCACTCGTCCCGTGGTCGAAATCAAGGCCGAGCAAATCGAGCCGCAAGTCATCGCCGCGCTCCGTGACGCCGGCCTCTACGACCGCGCCGTCATCATCTCCTTCTCCCAGGCCGTCGTCAAAGCCGTCCGCCGCCTCGCGCCCGACCTCCCCGTCGCCTGGCTCTACGGCGGCGAAAAAGACGACGACCGCACCCCCGCCGAACTCGCCGATTTTATCTCCCAAACCGCGCGCGAGCTCGACACCCCGCTGCTCGACCTGAGCCACAAAATCCTCACCAGGGAAGTCGTGGCCGCGCTCCACCGCCGCGGCTTCACCGTCTGGGCGTGGACGGTGGACGAACCCGACCGCGTGAAAGAGCTGCTCGACTGGGGCGTTGCCAGCATCACCACCAATAAACCCGCCCAGCTAAAGCAAGTGGCCAGTGGCAGGTAG
- a CDS encoding sugar-binding domain-containing protein produces the protein MKFVFAALALAALVGPDLASGRDSGATQGQAHGLASAPAKPWAPAGDLIKTPWAAQVSPESTLPEYPRPRLVRDAWQNLNGLWDYAITPKGAALPAAFDGQILVPFPVESSLSGVQREVGPDNELWYKREFTVPVGAAWREKNVLLHFGAVDWRADVFVNGAPAGSHTGGYTPFSFDITNYVKPDAANTLVVRVWDPTDASDHPVGKQSRKPKGIWYTAVTGIWQTVWLEPVSTNYIKDIQAVSDIDAGTLAVTVTQRSAGIPAREIADWNVRAPVEVELLDNDKVLATARGHAGQAVTLSLKTPILWSPENPKLYDLRARLLSDEKNADEARSYAAFRQISMQRDAAGIMRMQLNGKNYFHFGPLDQGWWPDGLYTAPTDEALRFDIIKTKELGFNMIRKHVKVEPQRWYYHCDREGILVWQDMPSTHSYGLGAKWGRNELDGGTDTLRTPLSKDNFYKEWGEIMDLCQGHPSVVVWVPFNEAWGQFDTDKVVQWTKQRDPSRLVNPASGGNLRMYKDAVGVLRPCADMVDFHHYPEPKLFKGDADRVLVLGEYGGLALPLPDHLWQRDGKNWGYGKVKFTGRDDLTAKHVEYANMLKGLVKDGFSAAVYTQTTDVEIEANGFYTYDRKVLKFDPAAARAANLEVIGTLPAE, from the coding sequence ATGAAATTCGTCTTCGCCGCCCTCGCTCTCGCCGCCCTCGTAGGGCCTGACCTTGCGTCAGGCCGCGATTCCGGCGCGACGCAAGGTCAGGCCCACGGCTTGGCAAGCGCGCCTGCCAAGCCGTGGGCGCCTGCCGGCGACCTCATCAAGACCCCGTGGGCCGCGCAAGTCTCGCCCGAGTCCACCCTGCCCGAGTATCCGCGCCCGCGCCTCGTCCGCGACGCGTGGCAAAACCTCAACGGCCTGTGGGACTACGCCATCACCCCCAAGGGCGCGGCGCTGCCCGCCGCCTTCGACGGCCAAATCCTCGTGCCCTTCCCCGTCGAGTCCTCCCTCTCCGGCGTGCAACGCGAGGTCGGCCCGGACAACGAACTTTGGTACAAGCGCGAGTTCACCGTCCCCGTTGGCGCCGCATGGCGGGAAAAAAACGTCCTCCTCCATTTCGGCGCGGTGGACTGGCGCGCCGACGTGTTTGTCAACGGCGCGCCCGCCGGCTCGCACACCGGCGGCTACACGCCGTTCTCGTTTGATATAACAAATTATGTAAAACCAGACGCCGCGAACACCCTCGTCGTCCGCGTCTGGGACCCGACGGACGCCTCCGACCATCCCGTCGGCAAGCAGTCGCGCAAGCCCAAGGGCATCTGGTATACCGCCGTCACCGGCATCTGGCAGACCGTCTGGCTGGAGCCGGTCTCGACAAATTATATAAAAGACATTCAAGCCGTCTCCGACATCGACGCAGGCACCCTCGCCGTGACCGTCACCCAAAGGAGCGCGGGCATTCCTGCCCGCGAAATCGCGGACTGGAATGTCCGCGCTCCCGTCGAGGTGGAGCTGCTCGACAACGACAAAGTCCTCGCCACCGCGCGCGGCCACGCCGGCCAAGCCGTGACGCTCTCCCTGAAAACCCCTATCCTCTGGTCCCCCGAAAACCCGAAACTCTACGACCTGCGCGCCCGCCTGCTCTCCGACGAAAAAAACGCCGACGAAGCCCGCTCCTACGCCGCCTTCCGCCAAATCTCCATGCAGCGCGACGCCGCCGGCATCATGCGCATGCAACTGAACGGGAAAAACTATTTTCACTTCGGCCCGCTCGACCAGGGCTGGTGGCCCGACGGTTTATACACCGCGCCGACCGACGAGGCCCTCCGCTTTGATATTATCAAAACCAAGGAGCTGGGTTTTAACATGATTCGCAAGCACGTGAAAGTGGAGCCGCAGCGCTGGTATTACCACTGCGACCGCGAGGGCATCCTCGTCTGGCAGGACATGCCCAGCACGCACAGCTACGGCCTCGGCGCGAAATGGGGCCGCAACGAGCTCGACGGCGGCACGGACACGCTGCGCACGCCGCTCTCGAAGGACAATTTTTATAAGGAATGGGGTGAAATCATGGATCTTTGCCAAGGCCACCCGTCGGTCGTGGTCTGGGTGCCGTTCAACGAGGCGTGGGGCCAATTCGACACGGACAAGGTGGTCCAGTGGACCAAACAACGTGACCCCTCGCGCCTCGTGAACCCGGCCAGCGGCGGCAATCTCCGCATGTATAAGGATGCCGTCGGCGTCCTGCGTCCCTGCGCGGACATGGTTGATTTCCACCATTATCCGGAGCCAAAGTTGTTCAAGGGCGACGCCGACCGCGTGCTCGTGCTTGGCGAATACGGCGGCCTCGCCCTCCCGCTGCCCGACCACCTCTGGCAGCGCGACGGAAAGAACTGGGGCTACGGCAAGGTCAAGTTCACCGGACGGGACGACCTCACCGCAAAACATGTCGAATATGCAAACATGCTGAAAGGCCTGGTGAAAGACGGCTTTTCCGCCGCCGTCTATACCCAGACCACCGACGTCGAAATCGAGGCCAACGGCTTTTATACCTACGACCGCAAGGTGCTGAAATTCGACCCCGCCGCAGCCCGCGCCGCCAACCTCGAAGTCATCGGCACCCTGCCCGCCGAATAA
- a CDS encoding carbohydrate binding domain-containing protein encodes MKSTTPPAIPTAIRHPLLATALLALFVPLCGHSLLAAPATIVTENFEGDRVPPAAKPFNTTLAADATRAHSGASSLLVTPKKSYATVFFDLDDGLDFSKDCEFSFWVYSEKANSVSAYISADDGSSDRYTVTNALGTVEAGKWCEFRGTARAADWRKWDSAFRLVIKLSSPCWVDDVVIANTGPATLPSQTWPRLEKALHAAAGKRATALKPGATVTFDASRAAFAPDSAGVEATLPADAAAIIPAEGLLVFAIDAAADLDLAGSVTLEPDADLRPGLRATVLAGNTVVAAPAVKAKAWRGTKAAGDRPGPAPDIRGERPAAAVPLAPFRLTKGRHYITIAGPHFRSAGTFAKLELRAKDRPAEKPLQTFGFFSDTHLGFGRSNWMNFKLNARSGEELESSLRQLKREGADFAIIAGDMTDGGKASQYKDLASVVQHAGLPVYGCIGNHDTFANSRADIAKIIPKLFPSGPENTDYAFSPKKLPLRFIVLDGSYWRDKDGKIHDYKAKGADQTTYRAGMHDWLRKTLAEDTATPTLVVSHYPFYLQRGVSPVSGYDLGKTSLDKETVTLLDAAPNVVATLNGHLHCNEVATRNGITFIQNPAFVEWANAYRVFRVYKDRLEWEVRQFPNRGLIREGVIPEKALLYMLSTADGDLAGVIPLAPRKPVETVIDEGFEGGRLDAGAYRMTHAFDTTRAHSGRASLHVTPTAEWSTLSFDLDHRMDYNAGCEFSVWVYAEPGTRISSYVSAQIPGAKDRHTVANAAGTVEPGKWCRLSGKIPAGKWRMDEREVRLVVRAYGPCWIDDASLRAVK; translated from the coding sequence ATGAAATCCACCACACCACCCGCCATACCCACCGCTATCCGGCATCCGCTCCTCGCCACCGCTCTTCTTGCGCTTTTTGTGCCTCTTTGCGGCCATTCCCTCCTCGCCGCGCCAGCCACCATCGTCACCGAAAACTTCGAGGGTGACCGCGTGCCGCCCGCCGCCAAGCCCTTCAACACCACCCTCGCCGCCGACGCCACCCGCGCCCATTCCGGCGCCTCCTCCCTGCTCGTCACCCCGAAAAAAAGCTACGCCACCGTCTTCTTCGACCTCGACGACGGTCTCGATTTCTCCAAGGACTGCGAGTTCTCCTTCTGGGTTTACTCCGAAAAAGCCAACAGCGTCTCCGCCTACATCTCCGCCGACGACGGCAGCTCCGACCGCTACACCGTCACCAACGCCCTCGGCACCGTCGAGGCCGGCAAATGGTGCGAGTTTCGCGGCACCGCCCGCGCCGCCGACTGGCGCAAGTGGGATTCCGCCTTCCGCCTCGTCATCAAACTTTCCTCCCCCTGCTGGGTGGACGACGTCGTGATCGCCAACACCGGCCCCGCCACCCTCCCCTCCCAAACCTGGCCCAGACTTGAAAAGGCCCTCCACGCCGCCGCCGGCAAACGCGCCACCGCGCTCAAGCCCGGCGCCACCGTCACCTTCGACGCCAGCCGCGCCGCCTTCGCCCCCGACTCCGCCGGCGTTGAGGCCACCCTCCCCGCCGACGCCGCCGCCATCATCCCCGCCGAAGGGTTGCTCGTCTTCGCCATCGACGCCGCCGCCGACCTCGACCTCGCCGGCTCCGTCACCCTCGAGCCCGACGCCGACCTCCGTCCCGGCCTCCGCGCCACCGTGCTCGCCGGCAACACCGTCGTCGCCGCCCCCGCCGTCAAGGCGAAAGCCTGGCGCGGCACCAAGGCCGCCGGCGACCGTCCCGGCCCCGCGCCCGACATCCGCGGCGAGCGCCCGGCCGCCGCCGTCCCGCTCGCCCCCTTCCGCCTGACCAAAGGCCGTCATTACATCACCATCGCCGGCCCCCATTTCCGCTCCGCCGGCACCTTTGCCAAATTGGAACTGCGCGCGAAAGACCGCCCCGCCGAAAAACCGCTCCAAACCTTCGGCTTCTTCTCCGACACTCACCTGGGCTTTGGCCGTTCCAATTGGATGAACTTCAAACTCAACGCCCGGAGCGGCGAAGAACTGGAGTCCTCGCTCCGCCAGCTCAAACGCGAAGGAGCGGACTTCGCCATCATTGCCGGCGACATGACCGACGGCGGCAAGGCCAGCCAGTACAAGGACCTCGCCAGCGTCGTCCAACACGCCGGCCTCCCCGTCTATGGCTGCATCGGCAACCACGACACCTTCGCCAACTCGCGCGCCGACATCGCCAAGATCATCCCCAAGCTCTTCCCCTCCGGCCCTGAAAACACCGACTATGCCTTCTCCCCCAAAAAACTCCCCCTCCGCTTCATTGTCCTCGATGGCTCCTACTGGCGCGACAAAGACGGCAAGATCCACGACTACAAGGCGAAGGGCGCCGACCAGACCACCTACCGCGCCGGAATGCACGACTGGCTGCGCAAGACCCTCGCCGAGGACACCGCCACGCCCACCCTCGTCGTCTCGCACTATCCCTTTTACCTCCAGCGCGGCGTGTCCCCCGTGAGCGGCTACGACCTCGGCAAAACCTCGCTCGACAAAGAAACCGTCACCCTCCTCGACGCCGCCCCCAACGTCGTCGCCACCCTCAACGGCCATCTCCATTGCAACGAAGTCGCCACCCGCAACGGCATCACCTTCATCCAGAATCCCGCCTTCGTCGAGTGGGCCAATGCCTACCGCGTCTTCCGCGTCTATAAGGACCGCCTCGAATGGGAAGTCCGCCAGTTCCCCAATCGCGGCCTCATCCGCGAAGGCGTCATCCCCGAAAAAGCCCTGTTGTATATGCTCTCCACCGCCGATGGCGACCTCGCCGGCGTCATTCCCCTCGCCCCGCGCAAGCCGGTCGAAACCGTCATCGACGAAGGCTTCGAGGGCGGCCGTCTGGACGCCGGCGCCTACCGTATGACCCACGCATTCGACACCACCCGCGCGCACTCCGGGCGCGCCTCGTTGCACGTGACCCCGACCGCCGAGTGGAGCACCCTTAGTTTCGACCTCGACCACCGGATGGATTACAACGCCGGCTGCGAGTTCTCGGTCTGGGTCTACGCCGAGCCCGGCACGCGCATCTCGTCGTATGTCTCGGCCCAGATCCCCGGCGCCAAGGACCGCCACACCGTCGCCAACGCCGCCGGGACGGTCGAGCCGGGCAAATGGTGCCGGCTGAGCGGCAAAATCCCCGCCGGCAAATGGCGCATGGACGAGCGCGAAGTCCGCCTCGTGGTCCGCGCCTACGGCCCGTGCTGGATCGACGACGCCTCCCTGCGCGCCGTGAAATAA